Below is a genomic region from Kribbella qitaiheensis.
CGGCTCGGTGCGGCGTTCGGACTGGGAGATGTCGACGCGATCATGGCCGAAATGACCTCGGACTGCGTCTTCGAGTCGACCTCACCCGCACCGGACGGGACCCTTGTGGTCGGGGCCGAGGCCGTCCGCGAGCAGTGGCAGCAGCTGTTCGGCCAGACGGACGGCGCCCTCTTCGAGACCGAGGAGTCGGTCGTCCTGGGCGACCGCGCGATCGTCCGCTGGCGGTTCTCCTGGAACGAAGCCGACGGACAGCGCGGTCACGTTCGCGGAGTCGACGTACTGCGCCTGCGCGACGGCAAAGTCGCGGAGAAGCTCTCCTACGTGAAGGGCTAGTTGTCCTGCAGGTCGAGGTTGAGGGCGCCGACGAAGAGGCCGGCCTCGGCTTCGGTCATGCCCGTTTCGCTGACCACCATGGCGGTTGCCTGGTGCAGTTCACCGGCTGCCTTCAGGGCCCGGGTCCGCTCGGCGAGGTTGGCGCCGGGCATCCGTAGTACGGGGGTGTCGCTGATCGGCGGCACATAGCGGCCGAGGCGGATCTCCTCGACCAGGTCGCGCGCCTGGTGGAGGTCGATCTCGGTGCGTTCCTTCACGTACTTCACCGCGAAGAGAGTCTTCTTGGTGGTGAGCAGGAAGCGGATCTGATCCACGTCCTCGGCGGAGAGCTGCGCCCGCGCGGCGGAGAGGGCAACGTTATCGGCGTCCTTGCTGCGGCGGCTGAACAGTCCCATGGCTCAATCCTTCCAGAACCACCCAACCGACACCGCCGCCACGCAAAGTGCCCCACCTCACAATCACCCTGCGGTTGGCAGGACGGCGGGTTTGTCAGCCGGCCAGGACCTCGAGGAGAACCGGCCACGCCCGGGCACCGAAGGCGCGGTCGGCCTGGTCCGATCCACCGCGCGCCATCGCCTGCCCACCGGTCTTCGGCTCCTCCCCCGGAAACACGAACCGGTGCCCGGCCTGGGCACCTATCATCGCCCGGGTCTCCAGACTGCCGCGCCGCAAGGCGATCTGCTCGGCGAACTCCACCGACGGCCACACCTTGTCGTCGCCGCCGGCCATCAGCAGCAGGTCTCCCTTGAACCGCTCGGCCGGGATCCGGGCCGCCGCGGCCTCGGCGGGGAACATCTTCAGGTGGTGCCGGTAACCGTCGACATAGCTCGGCGGATCGTCGGTCGGCCGCCACCCGGTGTCGAACGGAACGAACGGCAACGGCTCGCCCTGCCAGCTCCAATGTGAGGTCTGCACGCCGTTCTCGCTCCAGGCCCAGACGTGGGCGGCCGGCGCGAACCCGACCACCACCTCGATCCGGTCGTCCACCGTGCCGAGCAGCAGGGCTGCCTCGGCACCGAAGGAGCTGCCCATCACGACCAGCCGGTCGTTGCGGGCCGCGAGCTCGTCGAGCGGGAAGGACTCCAGCGGGATCTCGCTGACCCGCTCGTCGAACCACTTCGGCGCGAGGACGTCGTACCCCTCGGCCTGCAGGATCCTGGCGCGATCCAGATCCGGGATGCCGCTCGAACCGTGCAGCAGCAGGATCCCGGTGCTCACCCGACGACGACCTCGACCCGCTGGAACTCCTTGAGCTCCGTGTAGCCGGTGGTCGCCATCGCCCGCTTCAGCGCGCCGACCAGGTTCATCGTGCCGTCCGGGACCCAGGACGGGCCGAACAGGATCTCCTCCATCGTGCCGGTGACGCCGACCTCGACCCGCTCACCACGGGGCAGGTCCGCGTGCCAGGCCTCGGCGCCCCAGTGGAAGCCACCGCCCGGGGCATCGCTCGCCCGGGCCAGCGGGGAGCCGACCATCACGGCGTCCGCGCCACAGGCGATCGCCTTGGCCACGTCGCCCGACCGGCCGACCGAGCCGTCGGCGATGACGTGCACGTATCGCCCGCCGGACTCGTCCATGTAGTCCCTGCGGGCCGCCGCGACATCCGCAACCGCCGACGCCATCGGCACCGCGACACCGAGCACCTTGCGAGTCGTGTGCGCCGCGCCACCGCCGAAGCCGACCAGTACGCCGGCGGCGCCCGTCCGCATCAGGTGCAGTGCGGCCTGGTGGGTCGCGCAGCCGCCGACGATGACGGGGACGTCGAGGTCGTAGATGAACTGCTTGAGGTTGAGCGGCTCCGCCTGGCCCGAGACGTGCTCGGCCGAGACCGTCGTACCGCGGATGACGAACAGGTCGACGCCCGCGTCCACGACGTGCTTGGCGAACTGCTTGGTCCGCTGCGGCGACAACGCGCCGGCCACGGTCACCCCGGAATCGCGGATCTCCTGCACCCGCTGGGAGATCAGCTCGGGCTTGATCGGCGCCGAGTAGATCTCCTGCAGCCGGTGCACGGCCTGCTCCCGGCTGAGGCTGGTGATCTCCGCCAGCAGCGAGGTCGGGTCGTCGAAGCGGGTCCAGAGACCTTCGAGGTTCAGCACGCCGAGGCCGCCGGCCTTGCCGATCGCGATCGCGGTGGCCGGTGACATCACCGAGTCCATCGGCGCGGCCAGGATCGGCAGCTCGAACCGGTACGCGTCGATCTGCCAGGCGACCGAGACCTCCTCGGGGTCCCTGGTCCGCCGTGACGGCACGATCGCGATGTCGTCGAACGCGTAAGCCTGCCGACCCCGCTTGGCGCGGCCGATCTCGATCTCGGTCATAAGGTCAGCCTACCGATCGGAACATCCGCCGACGGTCAGTGGGCCTGCAGCTGATCGATCCAGGATTTCAAACCCGGGCACCGCTCGATCACGGCTTCAAGTCCCGCCTCCCGGATCACCTCGATACCGTCAGTGACCTTGTCATAGTCAGGCCAGCAGCGCAGTACCCGTTTCGAGGGCGCGGTCAGTGGCGAGTCGTTCAGCAACTCGACATCCCCGCCAACGATATCGACTTCAGCGTTGAGCTTCGTAGCGACTGCCCGCTCGCCCAGGACAGCAGTTGATCCCATCGCCGCGGCGATGACCCAAGTCTCGAACTCATGCAGTACTACGTTCGGAACGAAGCGTCGATGATCGATTGTCGCGGCCATAGCCTGAACGCGTTGCTCGGCACAGCCGCGCGGCTGATGCGGGCGTGCACAACAGTCGGCCCCTGGCGCGTCCCAGGGGTAGGCGTAGAAGTCGACCAGGATCGATACCCAACTGAACTGCTTCGCCCCGAGCAACTTTCTGAGGTCGCTCTCGTAGTGCCGCCAGCTACCGCCACCACGGAACGCCGTACCGTCAGCCAGCCGGGACGTCTTGACGATGACCGGCTTGACGTAGATATCGAATTGCTGCAGATACCTTGACGTAGATATCGAATTGCTGCAGATACGGAGCCAGGATCTCGCCGACAAAGGCAGATTCAGTCTGCCCCTCGACCACCAGGGGCGATCTGACGCAATCCCATCAGCTCCACGCACGCGGTGAGTCGTCAGGACGCGGTCGACCGCCGAGCAGATTCTTCTCCCAGAGCTCACCCAGGGAGTAGTCGGCCAGCCAATCCTCCAACGCGGCCGGATCCGGGCGCTGGATCTGCGTGCCTGTGCTGGTTCGTTCGACGATCGCGACTTCCTCGACGCCGAACTGCTCCAGCAGTGTCACCGACTGGGTGGCGGCAATCACCCTTCGATCGCTCGCCGCCCGCCGAAGTAGTGCGGCCAACTGGTGGATCGCGAACGGATGCAGACCGAGCTCGGGCTCATCCAGCACGATGGTGCCCGGAGCATGGTCTTGCAAGAGGAGAACAGACAGGCAAACAAATCGGAGGGTGCCGTCGCTGAGGTTGTCGGCGGAGAAGACCGAGTCCAGCCCACGCTCCCGCCAACGGAGCCGGATCGCGTTGCCTCGGGTTCCAGGACGAAGTCGTCGAAGTACGGCGCGACAGTGCGGACGGCCGGGATGACCCGGCGATAGCTCGACGGCTCCTCGGTCCGAAGCCGAAGCAGTACTGCGGCCAGGTTGCGCGCGTCCGGCGCCAGGTTGTCCGCCGGGTCCACCCGACGTTTGACCGGCGCGTCGGCGCTGGTGTCGTCGAAGTGGAAGACCCGGCAACCTGCGACGACACCGAGGACGTACGCCGCCTTGGCCTCATGCTCGGCCTCGAAGCGCAACGTGCTCTCCCGAGTTGCTGCCAACGTGGTCGAGTAGGGCCGCTCGAACCTCGCGCGGTCGTGCAGCAGCATCGTTTCGCGTACCAGGCCGGAGTCGTCGCTCGCAGCCTCGACCCTGACGTTGTAGCCGTTGGAAATGTTCCCTTGCCATTCACCCCAGACCTCGAGCTCGATCGCGTCGGGAGTCAGGCTGGGGTCCGTCGGCCGATGCAGGAGCGCGCCGAAACCGCCACCGGTCAGCAGGCTGTCGTTCAGTTGCTGGTCGATGATGCGGCCGAGCATCTCGAAGGCATTGACCACGTTGCTCTTACCTGCGCCATTCGGACCGACCAACAGAGTGACCGGGCTGGACAGCTCCAGGACGGCATGACTCAGAGAAGTCAGACCACGAACCTCGAGCATTCGCAGCGGCACCTCGGCAGCCATTTCTGCCTCCGTCATCGGTAGGTGTCCAGTCTCCCTAGACACTTCACACCTTGTCACAAGACAAAGCGTGAACCCTGGATCCTTGTCCTATTGCAGGGATCCAGCTCACGGAAGTCAGCGGCCGGAGTAGTTCGGCGCTTCTACCGTCATCTGGATGTCGTGCGGGTGCGACTCCTGCAGGCCGGCCGAGGTGATCCGGACGAACTGGCCCTTCTCCTGGAGCTCGGGGACGGTGCGCGATCCGCAGTACCACATCGACTGGCGGAGGCCGCCGATCAGCTGGTGGGCGACGGCGGCGAGCGGGCCGCGGTACGGCACCTGGCCCTCGACACCCTCGGCGATCAGCTTCTCGTCGCTGCCGACGTCGCTCTGGAAGTAGCGGTCCTTGGAGTACGACTTGCGCAGGCCGCCGGCGGACTGCATCGCGCCGAGCGAACCCATCCCGCGGTAGGCCTTGAACTGCTTGCCGTTGATGAACACCAGGTCGCCCGGCGACTCCTCGCAACCGGCCAGCAGCGAGCCGAGCATCACGGTGTCGGCACCGGCCACCAGGGCCTTGGCGATGTCACCGGAGTACTGCAGACCGCCGTCACCGATCACCGGGATGCCGGCCGGCTTGCAGGCCAGGGAAGCCTCGTAGATCGCGGTGACCTGCGGCACGCCGACGCCGGAGACGACCCGCGTCGTACAGATCGAACCGGGGCCGACCCCGACCTTCACGCCGTCAGCACCCGCGTCGACGAGCGCCTGAGCGCCCGCCCGGGTGCCCACGTTGCCGCCGACGACGTCGACGCCGCGGGTGGCCGGGTCGGCCTTGAGCTTGCGGATGATCTCCAGCTGGGCCTGCGAATGACCGTGCGCGGTGTCCACCACGAGCAGGTCGACGCCGGCCTCGACCAGGGTCATCGCCCGCTTGTAGGCCTCGCCGAAGAAGCCGATCGCGGCACCGACCCGCAGCCGCCCCGCGCCGTCCTTGGTGGACAGCGGGAACTGGTCGCGCTTGACGAAGTCCTTGAGGGTGATCAGGCCGGTCAGCTTGCCGGCCTCGTCGACCAGCGGCAGCTTCTCCACCTTGTGCTTGCTGAGCAGCGCCATCGCGTCGTCCGCGGAGATGCCCTGCTTGCCGAGGATCAGCGGCTGCTTGGTCATCACCTCGTGCACCGGGCGGTCCTGGCTCGTCTCGAACCGCATGTCACGGTTGGTGACGATGCCGACCAGCACGCCTGCGTCGTCCACGACGGGCACACCGGAGATCCGGTACTGCCCGCAGAGCGCGTCGGCCTCGCCGATGGTCGCGTCCGGGCCGATCGTGATCGGCTGCGCGATCATGCCGGACTCGGACCGCTTGACCAGATCGACCTGCTGGGCCTGGTCCTCGATCGACAGGTTGCGGTGCAGCACGCCGAGCCCGCCCTGGCGCGCCATCGCGATCGCCATCCGGGCCTCGGTGACGGTGTCCATCGCGCTGGAAAGCAGCGGGATGTTCACCTCGATGTTGCGGCTGACCCGGGAGCGGGTGACGGCCTCGGACGGAATGACGTCGGACTCGTTGGGCTGCAGCAGCACGTCGTCGAAAGTCAGACCGAGTACTGCGAACTTGTCGGGAACTCCGGAGGGTGTGATGTCCATGAGGAAGGCAGGCACCTTTGCACGGCGAGATCGGAGTCCCATCCTATGCCGGGGGTGCCCCGGAGCCTTAATCGGTCATCCGCAGGCGGCAGGGGACCCCCGGGGCGTCACCGCAAGACCACGCCCGGAGGCGCGGCCTTGCGTCCGCAGTACGGAGGGACTGGCTGTCAGCGTCCGTTCATCGGGACATTGAGGACCGTCAGGATCTGACGGAGCGTCATCCCGGCCATCGAACCGTGCGCCCGGGCGATCGCGGCGTGCCGGCCCTCGACGTACTTACCGTTCGAGTGCTTGCCCACCTGGTACTTGCCCTTGGCGTAGCCGAGCGCCACCTTGCCGCTCGAATGCTTCGCCGAGGTGTCCTGCGAGCCGCCGAAGTACTGCTCGAGCCGGGTCGGCAGCTCGGTCGGCTCACCGGTCGGCGTGGGCAGCAGCTCGCTGAGCGTTGGCCCGACGGACAGATCGCCTGACGGCAGGTCGCTGCCGGCCGGGGTGGTGTCCGTCGCGCCGCCAGGCGTGCTGGTCTGACCGGTGTCGCCGGTCTCGGTCTGGCCGGTCCCGGTCTCGCCGGTCGATTCGCCCGGCACGGTGGTCGGGATCGTCGTCGGTGCGGCGCTCGGCTCGGTGACCGGATCGCCGGTCGTCCCGTTGTCGCCCTCGCCGGCCGGCTGGGTCGGACCGCTGGTCGGCGGGTCGATCGGGCTCGGGGTCGGCGACGTCGTGTCCGTCGGCTCAGTCGGAGGAGGCGTCGGCGTCGTGTCGGTCGGCTCGCCGGTGGGATCGCCGGTCGGCTGCTCGCTCGGATCGGACGGCTGGGTCGGCTCGACCACCGGCGGCTGGACCGGGTCCTTCGTCGTGGTCGGCTTCTCCACCTGCAGCGGGTACGGCCGGTCCAGCGGCGGCGTCGGCAGACCGGTCAGGTCGGACGGGCCTGCGATGAACGGGTTGTCCTTCTGCTCGGCGTCCTTGACGGCCTGCTGCTCTTCCTGCTTCTTCTGGTAGTCCTTCTGGACCCGGACGATCTTCGACTTGTCGAAGATCGTCATTCCGTCGAGCTTCTCCTTCGGGACCGTCGTCTCCGGGCGCAGCCCTTCGACGACCTTCTCGATGACCTTCTCGTACGGCGACAGCGGGTCACCCGTCACCGCCGCGGCCACACCGGACACCGACAGCGCGGCGACCGCGACGACACCGAGCGCCAGGCCACGGGCCGCCATCTTGCGAGCGAACGGGTCGTTCACCGGATGCAGCGCGGCACAGCGCGCCAGGAAGCTCTCCGGGTCGTCGATCGTCTCCACCGGGAGCTCGTCCATCACCTCGACGGCCAGCCTGAGTTCGGCCAGCACCATCAGGGCCGGGTCGTGCTCGGCCGCCGCCCAGGCGGTCTCCCCACCGGCTGCGAGCAGGTCGAGCAGCGCGTCATCGGCTTCGATCGCGTCCAGATCAAATCGGTCACCCATGTCGCTCCTCCCCTGCCCTTCGTTCCACCTTTGCCTCATGCCCCACAAACCCCCTGAGCGTATTCAACGCCCGATGCTGTGCGACCCTCACCGCCCCCGGTGTCATCCCCAGTGCCCGGCCGGTCTCCTCGGCTGACATCCCCGCAACCACCCGGAGTCGCAGGATCTCCCGCAGCTTCTCCGGCAATCTGTCCATCAAGCTCATCACGTGCCTGAGCTCCGCATACCGTACGGCGTGCTCCTCCGGCGTCGGCGACTCGTCCGCGCCGTCCGGAAGATCCGGCGTCGACACGTCCGCCACCGCGAACGCACGCTGGGCATCGGCGACCTTCCTCGCCGCGATGCCGTACACGAACGCCTCGAACGGCCGACCCTCGTCACGGTACCGGCCGAGTGCGCCGAAGACCGCGACACAGACTTCCTGAGCGACGTCATCGACCATGTCGGCGCCGCCCGGATAAGTCCACAGCCTCGATCGCACATACCGATGGGCAACAGCCCGAACCCGGGTCAGCAGATCGTTCAACGCTGTCCGATCGCCACTGCTAGCCAGCGCGGCGAGATCACGCAGATCCACCCGGTCAGGGGTGTGCGGTACTTGGACCTCGGTCACCTCGCCCCCTCGTATCGGACCGGTCAGCCTGCAAGATAGTACGGCCGCCGACCCCGCTTGCATAGTGGCAATCGGTGATGACTGAGCTTCTTTCACTACAACCTGTCACTACCGCCACGTACAGCGAACAGCCCCCACGCAACTCCTGCCTGCCGGCGGCTGGTCGGGGCATCGCGACGTCTCCACTGTCGGGCCTGCGTCCGGCCCGAACGGACTCCAGGCACGGCCACAAGCGCGGCAGGAGTGTGGAGGCGGGGTGCTGCGCGGCCACGCTCTGGGGCGTCTCTGTGCACGGGGGTGAGTGTCCGCCGGGTGAAGGCTGCTCAGCTGGAGCACAAGGGCGCGGTGTGAGGGCCCCGGTCCCCTGCCCCCAGCGCGGGGGTGTACTTCCCGGAGTACAAGAAGAACTGCCCGGCTGGTCCGAGGACCGGCCGGGCAGTTCTGGTGGTGCGGGTGGAGAAGTGAAGAATCAGTGACCGTGGCCGTGACCGTGACCGGCCGCGGCGGGCTCTTCATCTTCGGGCTTGTCGACGATCAGGGTCTCCGTGGTGAGGAGCAGGGCCGCGATCGAGCCGGCGTTGGCCAGCGCGGAACGGGTCACCTTGACCGGGTCCAGGACACCCTGGGCCAGCAGGTCGCCATACTCGCCGGTGGCGGCGTTGAAGCCACTGCCGACCTCGAGCTCCGCGACCTTGGCGGTCACGACGTAGCCCTCGTAGCCACCGTTCTCGGCGATCCAGCGCAGCGGCTCGACGATGGCCTTGCGGACGATCCGGACTCCGGCGAGCTCGTCGCCCTCGAGGCCCAGGCCGCCCTCGAGGACAGCGGCGGCGTGCACGAGGGCGGAACCGCCACCGGCCACGATGCCTTCCTCGATGGCCGCACGGGTCGCGGACACGGCGTCCTCGATCCGGTGCTTCTTCTCCTTCAGCTCGACCTCGGTGGCCGCGCCGACCTTGATCACGCAGACGCCGCCGGCCAGCTTGGCGAGGCGCTCCTGGAGCTTCTCGCGGTCCCAGTCGGAGTCGGTGCGCTCGATCTCGGCCTTGATCTGGTTCACCCGGCCGTCGATGTCGTCGGACTTGCCGGCGCCTTCGACGACGGTGGTGTTGTCCTTGGTGACGACGATCCGGCGAGCGGTGCCGAGCACCTCCAGACCCACCTGGTCGAGCTTGAGGCCGACCTCGGGCGCGATCACCTGGGCGCCGGTCAGCGCGGCCAGGTCCTCGAGCATCGCCTTGCGGCGGTCGCCGAAGCCCGGCGCCTTGACGGCGACGGAGGTGAAGTTGCCGCGGATCTTGTTGACCACCAGGGTCGACAGGGCCTCGCCCTCGACGTCCTCGGCGATGATCAGCAGCGTCTTGCCCGACTGCACGACCTTCTCCAGCAGCGGCAGCAGGTCCGCGACAGCGGAGATCTTGCCCTGGTGGATCAGGATGTACGGGTCGTCCAGCACCGCTTCGCCACCCTCGGCGTCGGTGATGAAGTACGGCGAGATGAAGCCCTTGTCGAACTGCATGCCCTCGGTGAAGTCCAGCTCGGTGCCGAAGGTGTTCGACTCCTCGACGGTGATGACGCCGTCCTTGCCGACCTTGTCGAAGGCTTCCGCGATCAGCTTGCCGATCTCGGCGTCACGCGCGGAGATGGTGGCGACGTGGGCCATGTCGCCCTTGTCGTCGACCGGCCGCGCGGTCTCGATCAGGCGCGCCGACACGGCCTCGACGGCCGCCTCGATGCCCTTCTTCAGACCCATCGGGTTGACCCCGGCGGCGACGGCCCGCAGGCCCTCGTGCACCAGCGCCTGGGCCAGCACCGTCGCGGTGGTGGTGCCGTCACCGGCGACGTCGTTGGTCTTGGTGGCGACCTCCTTGGCCAGCTGCGCGCCAAGGTTCTCGAACGGGTCGTCCAGCTCGACCTCACGGGCGACGGTGACACCGTCGTTGGTGATGGTCGGGGCGCCCCACTTCTTGTCCAGCACGACGTAGCGGCCCTTCGGCCCCAGCGTCACCTTCACCGTGTTCGCGAGCTTGTCGACGCCACGCTCAAGGGCGCGCCGCGCGTTCTCGTCGAACTCGAGGATCTTCGGCATGGAAAACTCTGTCCCTCTCTGGGTTACTGGCGATCTTGGTGCCCGCGGTCAGAACCGACTCCGCCCCGGCGCCGGGAATCCGGTCACCGGAGCGGTGTCAGTCAGGACCTGCGGGCGATCGTCACTTGCTGACGATGGCGAGGATGTCGCGGGCGCCCAGGATCAGATAGTCCTGGCCGTCGTACTTGACCTCGGTGCCGCCGTACTTGGAGTAGATGACCTTGTCACCCACGTTGACGTCCAGCGGGACGCGGTTGCCGTTGTCGTCGATGCGGCCGGGGCCGGTCGCAATGACCTCGCCCTCCTGCGGCTTCTCCTTGGCGGTGTCCGGGATCACCAGGCCGGACTTCGTGGTCTGCTCGGCTTCGAGCGGCGCTACGAGGATACGGTCCTCGAGCGGCTTGATCGTGACCGACACTTGCTGACCTCCACGGTCGAGTTCTTCGTGTTTTCGGGGTGAAACAGACGGCCGTACGCCTCTGCCGTCGCGGGGATCAGAGGCCGGGCCGCTGGCACCCTCGAGTGGAGAGTGCCAACACCGAATCTAGGCCGCGTTTAGCACTCGGTCAACTCGAGTGCCAGAATCTCGCCCCCGGGAACAGTCCTACCCGATGTCGGGCAGCACGCGAGCCGCCGTGTAGACGATAGGGACCGCCCAGGCAGACTTGGGCGGGTGACTCTCACCCTGTTGCTCGACCCGATCGGCAGCACCGTGCTGGCCGAGGCTTGTTCGGCGTACGCGCCAGGCGGTGAGCTCAAGCTGGTCGAGAAGCTCAGACGCCGGTACGAAGCTGCTGTGGTGACCGCCGCGATTACCCAGGCGTCACTACGCCATCGGGCCGTCGCCAAGTTCGGCGCGGAGGACGCGGCACGGATGTACTTCACTCCGGATGGGTTCGAGCAGGCAACGCGTTCTACTGTCGGGAACCACCGGGCTGCACGGATCGCTGCGACGATGCCGGAGGCGTCGGTGGTCGACCTGGGCTGTGGGATCGGTGGCGACCTCATCAGCGCAGCGCGGGCCGGGCTGCGCGTCACGGGCGTCGAGCGCGACCCGGAGACGGCCGCAGCAGCACGCGCGAATCTTGCTGCGCTCGGCCTGCCGGGTGAGGTCGTCGTGGGAGACGCGGAGGCGCACGACGTCACGCAGTACGAGGTGGTCTTCGCTGACCCCGCCCGGCGGGCCGATGGGAAGCGGGTGTTCGACCACAACGCGTACTCGCCGCCGTGGTCCTTCATCAGTGCGCTCCTGGAGCGCACTGCCTGCGTCAAGGTCGCTCCGGGGATCCCGCACGACGCCGTACCGGCAGGGGTCGAAGCGGAGTGGGTGAGCGACGCCGGTGAGGTCAAGGAGGCCGCGCTCTGGTCGGGGAAGCTGTACGGCGGTACTGCGCGTCGCGCGACGCTGTTGCCGGGTGGAGCGACAGTGGCGTCTGCGCCGGAAGCCGTCGACGGTCCGGTCGGGCGGTACATCTACGAGCCGGATGGTGCGGTGGTTCGCGCTGGGCTGGTTACTGCGGTCGCCGACGCGGTCGGTGGTTGGCTGCTGGATCTACGGATCGCTTACGTCACTGCTGATGAGTTGGTGGCGACGCCGTTGGCCTCTGCCTATGAGGTTGTCGAGGAGTTGCCGTACCGCGAGAAGGCGCTGCGGGCCTGGGTGCGCGCGGAGGGCATCGGCACGCTCGAGATCAAGAAGCGTGGGGTCGATGTGGATCCCGCCGTACTGCGTCGGCGGCTGGCGCCGAAGGGGGCGGCGAGTGCCACACTCATCGTCACCCGGATCGGGCGTGACGCGGTCGCCTACTCGTGCCGGCGGGTCTCCGCCTGAGAGTCGGCAACTCGCTGCTCGGCGATTTGCATTCGGAGTGTATTCGAATGTATCTTCGAACACATGAGCGAGTGCCCGGTCGACCAGCCGACGGACGAGGTGCTGCGCCCGTTGCCGCTCCCGGCCGGGCACTCGCCGCTAATCCTGTTCCGCGCCGGCGCTTGACCTGGAGCGTGCTCTAGGTCGGAGGATGGAGGTCATGAGTTCGTACGCACCTGCCGAAGCCTCCGAGCGCACCGGCCTGAGCCTGGACACCTTGCGGTACTACGAACGCCTGGGCCTCTTCGGCCCGGTGCAGCGTACGTCGGGTGGTCAGCGGGTCTATACCGATCACGATGTGGCGTGGTTGGGGCTCTTGGTCTGCCTGCGCCGGGCCGGGCTGGGAATCACCGACCTGCAGAGGTTCATGGGCCGGCTGCGTGACCGCTCGAACGGCAGCGCGGACGTGGTCGAGTTGCTCGAAGGCAACCGGGACCGACTGCGAGACGAGGTCGCCAAGCTGAACCTCGCCCTCGAAGTCCTGGACGACAAGATCGCCTACTACCGCAACCACTGACCCACCCCCACCGTCTCGACACCGCGTCGATGCCGGGCGGCCGGTGACGGCGAGTGTCGCCGCCGGAGCCGTCGGCTTATCGTTGGTCCAGCCGGCGGGCCGAGCTCCGGACTGACCCGGTGCCACTTCAGGTACAGCTTGGTGAGCGCTGTCTGCACCAGGTCCTCGGCCCAGTGCGCGTCGCCGGTGGTGAGCAGCCGCGCGATCCGCACCATCCGGCCACGGTGCGCGGCGACGTACGTCGAGAATTCCTGGTCTCGGTCGATGGCCACGCTTCTCCTCGGATCCTTGCCGGACACTTCCTCACCGTTCGATACCGTCCAAGCCCGCTGCCAGGTTGCACGCACCGCAGGCATCAGCGCTTCACCACGTATCCACGCAGCACGGTCTGCTCCACCTTGTTGCCCTCAACGTCCTCCGCGACGGAACGCAGTGACACAGCCGCACCTCTGGGGTTGTCCACCTCCGCACGCCAGCCGTCCCCGACCTGATGCACCGTCGCAGCCCGCCAGGTCTTACCGTCGTCGGTGGAGACGTCGACGGTCAGGTTCTTCACGCGGACCGCCGGGGCGCCCGGCTGACGCTGGACGGAGACCGGGACGACGAACCTGGATCCTGCTTGTGCCTGGTTGTGATCGTCCAGCGGCGGCGTGAAGTTCACCGCCATGAAGGGCAGCGCCGCGGAGCCGTCGACGTGGGCGGACCGGAAAGTCCAGGCCGTCTCGACAGTGGTCGACCGCTGGCTCCACGGCGTCTCCACTCGCGTCTCGAGCCGGTACGACGCGCCGGCAGGCGGCACGTCGGCCGCTACGTAGGCTGCCCGGGGCCAGTCCACGACCAGCTCGCCGTCGCGGTACAGCTTGGCCGATCCGGACGGGAGCTTCGGTTCG
It encodes:
- the groL gene encoding chaperonin GroEL (60 kDa chaperone family; promotes refolding of misfolded polypeptides especially under stressful conditions; forms two stacked rings of heptamers to form a barrel-shaped 14mer; ends can be capped by GroES; misfolded proteins enter the barrel where they are refolded when GroES binds); translation: MPKILEFDENARRALERGVDKLANTVKVTLGPKGRYVVLDKKWGAPTITNDGVTVAREVELDDPFENLGAQLAKEVATKTNDVAGDGTTTATVLAQALVHEGLRAVAAGVNPMGLKKGIEAAVEAVSARLIETARPVDDKGDMAHVATISARDAEIGKLIAEAFDKVGKDGVITVEESNTFGTELDFTEGMQFDKGFISPYFITDAEGGEAVLDDPYILIHQGKISAVADLLPLLEKVVQSGKTLLIIAEDVEGEALSTLVVNKIRGNFTSVAVKAPGFGDRRKAMLEDLAALTGAQVIAPEVGLKLDQVGLEVLGTARRIVVTKDNTTVVEGAGKSDDIDGRVNQIKAEIERTDSDWDREKLQERLAKLAGGVCVIKVGAATEVELKEKKHRIEDAVSATRAAIEEGIVAGGGSALVHAAAVLEGGLGLEGDELAGVRIVRKAIVEPLRWIAENGGYEGYVVTAKVAELEVGSGFNAATGEYGDLLAQGVLDPVKVTRSALANAGSIAALLLTTETLIVDKPEDEEPAAAGHGHGHGH
- the groES gene encoding co-chaperone GroES, with product MSVTIKPLEDRILVAPLEAEQTTKSGLVIPDTAKEKPQEGEVIATGPGRIDDNGNRVPLDVNVGDKVIYSKYGGTEVKYDGQDYLILGARDILAIVSK
- a CDS encoding class I SAM-dependent methyltransferase, whose amino-acid sequence is MTLTLLLDPIGSTVLAEACSAYAPGGELKLVEKLRRRYEAAVVTAAITQASLRHRAVAKFGAEDAARMYFTPDGFEQATRSTVGNHRAARIAATMPEASVVDLGCGIGGDLISAARAGLRVTGVERDPETAAAARANLAALGLPGEVVVGDAEAHDVTQYEVVFADPARRADGKRVFDHNAYSPPWSFISALLERTACVKVAPGIPHDAVPAGVEAEWVSDAGEVKEAALWSGKLYGGTARRATLLPGGATVASAPEAVDGPVGRYIYEPDGAVVRAGLVTAVADAVGGWLLDLRIAYVTADELVATPLASAYEVVEELPYREKALRAWVRAEGIGTLEIKKRGVDVDPAVLRRRLAPKGAASATLIVTRIGRDAVAYSCRRVSA
- a CDS encoding MerR family transcriptional regulator; amino-acid sequence: MSSYAPAEASERTGLSLDTLRYYERLGLFGPVQRTSGGQRVYTDHDVAWLGLLVCLRRAGLGITDLQRFMGRLRDRSNGSADVVELLEGNRDRLRDEVAKLNLALEVLDDKIAYYRNH
- a CDS encoding sigma factor, which translates into the protein MAIDRDQEFSTYVAAHRGRMVRIARLLTTGDAHWAEDLVQTALTKLYLKWHRVSPELGPPAGPTISRRLRRRHSPSPAARHRRGVETVGVGQWLR